A single genomic interval of Cryomorphaceae bacterium 1068 harbors:
- the uvrA gene encoding excinuclease ABC subunit UvrA: protein MSTQTAKSVDSKTHIIIKKARTHNLKGVTIALPRGKFIVITGLSGSGKSSLAFDTLYAEGQRRYVESLSSYARQFMGKMDKPEVESIDGISPAIAIEQKVTTRNARSTVGTSTEIYDYLKLLFARIGKTISPISGEEVKRETVSDVMDFFHSIEEGTKCMVMAPILPKKGRTWEQEFDILKQQGFARVKIDNTVVRLEEAEAKKNSKVLIVLDRVVHKQDDEENDARVADSVETAFFEGQGECDLEVLDGRKKGSHTFTNRFERDGMTFEIPSEHFFSFNNPVGACKVCEGFGSVIGIDPDAVVPNRALSIFEDAIVPWRGEKLSTWKDELIYNADKFDFPVHRPFNKLTDEEVELLWTGNKYFAGLNEFFKYLESKSYKIQYRVMLSRYRGKTTCPDCKGSRLRKDATYVKISGHSIVDILAMPVGKSVAAFQKLGLSENDRHISKRILTEVTNRLQYLCDVGLGYLTLNRLSNTLSGGESQRIKLATSLGSSLVGSMYILDEPSIGLHPHDTNRLIEVLRSLQRLGNTVIVVEHDEEIMKAADQIVDMGPEAGTHGGELVFQGNHEELLIAQNSLTADYLTGRKEIALPKKARKWKNSISINGARQNNLKDIDVQFPLECLVAVSGVSGSGKSTLVNSVLYPALQKHLGEYGQKMGDFDDLEGDLKMIKAIEFIDQNPIGKSSRSNPVTYVKAFDDIRQLYASQKLAKLRNYKPGVFSFNVKGGRCETCEGEGVVKIEMQFMADIYLTCESCNGTRFKDETLEIKYRDKNIAEILAMTVAESIEFFQEDTKSAAAKKIVSKLIPLEKVGLGYVQLGQSSNTLSGGEAQRTKLAAFLAKGDSEPHTLFIFDEPTTGLHFHDVAKLLDSFNELIHRGNSVFVIEHNTDVLKCADWIIDMGPEGGDAGGQVVFAGRPEELASQKGSLTAKYLSPKFS, encoded by the coding sequence ATGAGTACACAAACGGCTAAAAGCGTCGATTCCAAGACACACATCATCATTAAAAAAGCTCGTACTCACAATCTTAAAGGCGTCACCATCGCCTTGCCAAGAGGGAAATTTATAGTAATTACGGGTCTGTCAGGTTCAGGGAAGTCTTCCTTGGCTTTCGATACACTCTATGCAGAAGGACAACGACGATATGTTGAAAGCCTATCCTCCTATGCCAGACAATTTATGGGTAAAATGGATAAGCCCGAAGTGGAGTCAATCGATGGAATTTCTCCGGCTATTGCCATAGAACAGAAAGTCACCACGCGTAACGCGCGTTCAACGGTAGGCACCTCAACTGAGATTTACGATTACCTAAAGCTACTGTTCGCTCGAATCGGTAAAACCATTAGCCCCATTTCAGGAGAAGAAGTGAAACGGGAAACGGTAAGCGATGTAATGGACTTCTTCCATTCTATTGAAGAAGGTACAAAATGCATGGTAATGGCTCCAATCCTTCCAAAAAAAGGTAGAACTTGGGAGCAAGAGTTTGACATTCTCAAGCAACAAGGGTTTGCTAGAGTGAAAATCGACAATACGGTGGTAAGGCTGGAAGAGGCCGAAGCCAAAAAAAATTCAAAAGTGCTAATCGTCCTTGACCGCGTAGTCCATAAACAAGACGATGAAGAAAACGATGCACGTGTTGCAGATTCTGTTGAAACAGCCTTTTTTGAAGGCCAGGGAGAATGCGACCTTGAGGTTCTGGATGGAAGAAAAAAGGGCAGTCATACCTTTACAAACCGCTTCGAACGAGACGGGATGACTTTTGAAATTCCTTCTGAACACTTCTTTAGCTTTAATAATCCAGTGGGAGCCTGTAAAGTTTGCGAGGGATTTGGAAGCGTAATTGGGATTGATCCCGATGCCGTTGTGCCAAATCGGGCTCTCAGCATATTCGAAGATGCTATAGTGCCTTGGCGAGGTGAAAAGCTTAGCACTTGGAAGGATGAGTTGATTTACAATGCTGATAAGTTTGATTTCCCCGTACACCGGCCATTTAACAAGCTCACCGATGAGGAAGTAGAACTACTCTGGACAGGAAACAAATATTTTGCAGGCCTTAACGAGTTCTTCAAGTACTTAGAATCTAAGTCTTATAAAATTCAGTACCGCGTAATGCTCAGTAGGTATCGCGGTAAGACGACTTGCCCTGATTGTAAAGGATCGAGATTGAGAAAAGATGCAACTTATGTAAAGATAAGCGGTCATTCTATTGTAGATATTTTGGCAATGCCTGTTGGCAAAAGTGTCGCAGCATTTCAGAAACTTGGCCTTTCTGAAAATGATCGCCACATTTCTAAGCGCATTCTTACGGAAGTAACCAATCGATTGCAGTACCTCTGCGATGTAGGATTGGGATACCTCACATTAAATCGACTTTCCAATACCTTATCGGGCGGAGAATCTCAACGAATTAAGTTGGCCACTTCTCTGGGAAGCAGTTTGGTAGGAAGCATGTATATTCTCGATGAACCAAGTATCGGCCTTCACCCCCATGATACCAATCGATTGATCGAAGTATTGCGTTCGCTACAGCGCCTTGGAAATACTGTAATCGTAGTAGAGCACGACGAAGAGATCATGAAGGCGGCAGACCAAATTGTAGACATGGGACCCGAGGCGGGAACTCACGGAGGAGAGTTGGTCTTTCAGGGAAACCACGAGGAATTATTGATAGCGCAAAACTCCTTGACGGCAGATTACCTGACGGGACGAAAAGAAATTGCTCTCCCAAAGAAAGCAAGAAAGTGGAAAAACTCTATCTCCATCAATGGAGCTCGACAGAACAATCTAAAAGATATAGATGTACAGTTTCCACTTGAATGTCTGGTGGCAGTCTCTGGTGTAAGCGGGAGTGGTAAGTCTACCCTGGTCAATTCGGTCCTCTACCCTGCTCTGCAGAAACATCTCGGAGAATATGGGCAGAAAATGGGCGACTTTGATGATTTGGAAGGAGACTTGAAGATGATCAAAGCGATTGAATTCATTGATCAAAATCCCATTGGAAAAAGCTCTCGGTCTAATCCTGTGACATATGTAAAGGCATTCGATGATATTCGTCAGCTCTATGCATCGCAAAAATTGGCGAAGCTCAGAAACTACAAGCCTGGTGTCTTTAGCTTTAACGTGAAAGGCGGCCGCTGTGAAACTTGTGAGGGAGAAGGTGTTGTGAAAATAGAAATGCAGTTTATGGCAGATATCTATCTGACTTGCGAAAGCTGCAATGGCACTCGATTTAAAGACGAAACCCTTGAGATAAAATACCGTGATAAAAATATCGCTGAAATTCTGGCGATGACCGTTGCTGAGTCCATCGAATTCTTTCAAGAGGACACCAAAAGTGCTGCTGCAAAAAAAATAGTCTCTAAGTTAATCCCGCTCGAAAAAGTTGGGTTGGGCTATGTTCAGTTGGGACAGTCTTCCAACACATTAAGTGGTGGTGAAGCACAACGAACAAAATTGGCCGCCTTTTTGGCCAAAGGAGACTCAGAGCCGCACACCCTCTTCATCTTCGATGAGCCCACGACGGGGCTACATTTTCATGATGTAGCAAAATTGTTAGATAGCTTCAACGAGCTGATTCACCGAGGAAACAGCGTATTTGTAATCGAGCACAACACGGACGTACTGAAGTGCGCCGATTGGATCATAGACATGGGCCCGGAAGGAGGAGATGCAGGTGGCCAAGTAGTTTTCGCCGGAAGGCCTGAAGAACTGGCAAGTCAAAAAGGATCTTTGACGGCAAAGTATCTCTCTCCAAAGTTTTCCTAA
- a CDS encoding PKD domain-containing protein: protein MSPIEALKAHHDSAHAYSGETPSVPLFGFSWKFIGHNMAAAANGEGQTGPLRNYFFGSPDQWVSGVKDVKQVRKTEVYPGIDVLYKLHPRNQLEYDFIVAPNADPSLIKWEWSGIEAKIAGDELVFETPYGWVKEIIPEAYQIISGKKVPVEVSFQKLDRGFGFSVAEYDENFTLVIDPLLVGATLTGSTGDNNYGHGAAYDQEGNIFSFGIGFGPGLPTSDGALQESFEGGGGGVNAVINKFTPDASEQIYATYLGGGGTYPHSASANLSGELVVFGTTGDQNFPTTPGAFQEESAGGTDIFISRLSDDGTELIASTYLGGEGLDGNNPIFLFGYDGLRGEVSLDSEGNVYLASATQSDDFPVTSGAFSTTLDGTADGVCAKLSSDLTVLFWSTFIGGSESDALLNVRIAENGNVVFSGATGSSDYPTTAGVYQEGEPGDATDVDAILGTLSPDGSDLIYSTYVGTSQGEQGYFMDLDNDNNVWIYGRTQAGDEWPITDGVFTTDFKELFITKFNPQLSEVLASTAIGAEGIFGGGGGGAPVAFLIDRCDRVYISAFQAAADLPLTDDALFDNGSFYLAAFIDDLDSLAYATYYSGAHVDGGTSRFDKSGIVYQGVCSSSAGIATTDGAYAEDQFTSWDIGVFKIDFELSGVNAAFNAPSELDGCAPHEISFSNFSIGDTFEWDFGDGTGSTEFEPVHIFEEPGTYTVSMIASDSLSCNLADTVSLNIDIFAPEDFQPTFDTSIDCETGEVTMFNTTGGNDFLDFFWIINGDTLYTSYNASHQFANLDLTNTVALYAVDEGCELDETVVEEITNLADVTAEIGNTFDTECGLSIELLNASANATEFLWAFGDGETSAIFSPTHVYDDYGTYTITLTAINPSTCNVQDEASITIEFIEPPAIDGTMTLNQTGVCGELILEGELDNTAGMASYTWFVSGDEVGTETSFVFDADFSGLYTVEAEIIPIGCNNPFTISDTITLVSELPLDFGPDRDICHNATSVTLENEYDLAEASYLWQPTGATSPDLVVTEPGVYVVQVQTGLCSDSRSIEIGLGVEETTSFETEICEGVGERITVAVNHQEFFWENGLTGNSIVVTRGGMYNYMYIDNGGCEQIGQYVVEGLEPEPIVYIPNTFSPNGDGINDLFKISTSDSELDDYLFSVYNRWGELMFETTDPSQGWNGAANGSDYFVPPGVYPYYVKYSGICQSETLEEKGFVTLIR from the coding sequence ATGTCCCCCATTGAAGCCCTCAAGGCACATCACGATTCGGCCCACGCCTACAGTGGTGAAACACCTTCTGTGCCGCTATTTGGTTTTTCTTGGAAATTCATTGGCCATAATATGGCTGCTGCGGCCAATGGAGAAGGCCAAACAGGACCACTCAGAAATTACTTTTTTGGATCTCCCGATCAATGGGTTTCAGGGGTAAAAGATGTGAAGCAAGTACGGAAAACCGAAGTTTATCCCGGTATTGATGTTCTTTACAAGCTGCATCCTAGAAATCAATTGGAGTACGACTTTATCGTTGCTCCTAATGCTGACCCATCACTCATAAAATGGGAATGGTCAGGAATTGAAGCTAAAATAGCAGGAGATGAGCTAGTTTTTGAGACTCCTTATGGATGGGTAAAGGAAATTATCCCTGAGGCGTATCAAATCATTTCAGGTAAGAAGGTTCCGGTTGAAGTTTCATTTCAGAAGTTGGATCGAGGTTTTGGGTTTTCCGTGGCTGAGTATGATGAAAACTTCACATTGGTTATAGACCCTTTATTGGTAGGAGCAACGCTCACCGGGTCGACAGGCGATAATAATTACGGTCATGGAGCTGCCTATGACCAGGAAGGCAATATTTTCAGTTTTGGAATCGGTTTTGGTCCGGGGCTGCCCACCAGTGATGGTGCTCTACAAGAAAGTTTTGAGGGAGGTGGCGGCGGAGTAAACGCAGTGATCAATAAATTTACCCCAGATGCTTCGGAGCAAATCTACGCAACTTATCTCGGTGGTGGCGGAACTTATCCACATTCTGCTTCAGCAAATCTTTCTGGTGAGTTGGTCGTATTTGGAACTACTGGAGACCAGAATTTCCCAACTACTCCTGGAGCTTTTCAAGAAGAATCAGCTGGGGGAACAGATATCTTTATTTCAAGACTTTCAGATGATGGTACAGAACTCATAGCCTCGACCTATTTGGGTGGAGAAGGACTAGATGGAAACAATCCAATATTTCTTTTCGGATATGACGGTCTAAGAGGCGAAGTCAGTCTAGACTCTGAAGGCAATGTCTACCTTGCCTCTGCAACCCAGTCCGATGATTTCCCCGTTACATCGGGAGCTTTTTCAACCACTCTAGATGGCACAGCGGATGGAGTTTGCGCCAAACTTAGTTCAGATCTTACCGTGTTATTCTGGAGTACTTTTATTGGTGGTAGCGAAAGTGACGCTCTATTAAACGTTAGAATTGCCGAAAACGGAAATGTTGTCTTTTCCGGTGCTACGGGAAGTTCTGATTATCCCACAACTGCTGGAGTTTATCAAGAAGGCGAACCTGGTGATGCTACAGATGTCGATGCTATCCTCGGCACTTTGTCGCCCGACGGAAGTGATTTGATTTACTCGACTTATGTGGGCACTTCCCAAGGAGAACAGGGTTATTTCATGGATTTAGACAACGACAATAACGTTTGGATTTACGGTCGCACTCAGGCGGGAGACGAATGGCCAATAACAGACGGCGTGTTCACCACTGATTTTAAGGAATTATTTATCACCAAGTTTAATCCTCAATTATCGGAGGTTCTTGCGAGCACGGCAATAGGTGCTGAAGGTATTTTTGGAGGTGGTGGTGGCGGCGCACCCGTTGCCTTCCTAATTGATCGTTGTGACAGGGTATACATTTCGGCTTTTCAGGCTGCAGCTGATTTGCCTTTGACTGATGATGCTTTATTTGACAATGGAAGTTTTTATTTGGCTGCTTTTATCGATGATTTAGACAGCCTTGCATATGCTACGTACTACAGTGGTGCCCATGTAGACGGCGGAACTAGTCGCTTCGACAAGTCGGGTATTGTTTATCAAGGTGTCTGCTCGAGTTCTGCTGGTATTGCCACTACTGATGGGGCTTATGCTGAAGATCAGTTCACTTCATGGGATATAGGCGTCTTCAAAATTGACTTTGAGTTAAGCGGAGTCAATGCCGCGTTCAATGCGCCTTCTGAGTTAGATGGATGTGCTCCACACGAAATCTCTTTCTCGAATTTTTCAATAGGTGACACTTTTGAGTGGGACTTTGGGGATGGTACAGGTAGTACCGAGTTTGAGCCCGTACATATATTTGAAGAACCGGGAACTTACACGGTATCGATGATTGCCAGTGACTCCTTGAGTTGTAACCTGGCTGATACGGTGAGCTTGAATATCGACATATTCGCTCCCGAAGACTTCCAACCAACATTCGATACATCCATCGATTGTGAAACAGGTGAGGTCACCATGTTTAACACTACGGGTGGAAATGATTTCCTCGATTTCTTCTGGATTATCAATGGAGATACGCTTTACACGTCTTACAATGCATCTCATCAATTTGCTAATCTGGACCTAACCAATACAGTTGCCCTGTATGCAGTCGATGAAGGATGTGAGCTTGACGAAACGGTTGTTGAGGAGATCACAAATTTGGCAGATGTCACCGCTGAGATTGGCAACACATTCGATACAGAATGTGGTCTATCCATTGAGTTGTTAAATGCTTCTGCAAATGCCACAGAGTTTTTATGGGCTTTCGGTGATGGAGAAACCTCTGCTATCTTCAGTCCAACTCATGTATATGATGATTATGGGACTTATACCATTACGTTGACTGCGATTAACCCTTCGACCTGTAATGTTCAGGACGAAGCTTCTATTACCATCGAATTCATTGAACCACCTGCCATCGATGGAACGATGACTCTAAACCAAACGGGAGTATGCGGGGAGTTAATTTTAGAAGGTGAGCTCGACAACACGGCTGGCATGGCTAGCTATACTTGGTTTGTTTCTGGAGATGAGGTAGGTACGGAGACTTCTTTCGTATTTGATGCTGATTTCTCAGGGCTTTATACTGTTGAAGCAGAAATTATTCCTATTGGATGTAATAACCCTTTCACTATCAGTGACACCATTACACTGGTGAGTGAATTACCATTGGACTTTGGACCGGACAGAGATATTTGTCACAATGCTACCTCCGTTACACTCGAGAATGAATACGATCTGGCTGAAGCTTCATACTTGTGGCAACCCACGGGTGCTACATCTCCTGATCTTGTCGTAACTGAGCCAGGTGTCTATGTCGTGCAAGTCCAGACTGGCCTTTGTTCCGATTCCAGAAGCATTGAGATTGGATTAGGTGTTGAGGAAACTACCTCATTTGAAACTGAAATTTGCGAAGGTGTTGGAGAGAGAATTACTGTTGCCGTGAATCACCAGGAGTTCTTCTGGGAGAATGGTTTGACGGGTAATTCGATTGTAGTCACTCGAGGTGGCATGTACAATTACATGTATATCGATAATGGAGGCTGCGAGCAAATAGGACAATACGTTGTGGAAGGTCTTGAGCCAGAGCCTATTGTGTACATTCCGAATACATTCTCACCAAACGGTGATGGAATAAACGATCTATTTAAGATTTCTACTTCGGATAGTGAATTGGATGACTACTTGTTTTCTGTGTACAATCGTTGGGGAGAATTAATGTTTGAAACGACAGACCCGTCACAAGGTTGGAATGGTGCTGCGAATGGATCTGACTATTTCGTTCCACCGGGAGTTTATCCTTACTATGTGAAGTACAGCGGTATCTGCCAAAGTGAAACACTGGAAGAAAAGGGATTCGTTACGTTGATTCGTTAG
- a CDS encoding ABC transporter ATP-binding protein, giving the protein MAQVTGKAFDTKLFSRVMVYAKPYMGVLYQALLLTILLAVVGVLRPYLIGKAVDEYVVAGDSNGLLVLTLIIVGVLFVEAFMQFYQTYYSNWLGQSVTIDLRSKVFTHITSFKLKYFDKTAIGTLVTRCISDIETIAQIFSQGLLSIMGELLKLIAVIGFMFFVSWKLTLYSLAPIPFLIVAMIVFKNAIKRAFQEVRTQVSKLNAFVQEHITGMVIVQVFNREEREKEKFREINDAHKKAHIRSVWAYSVFFPVVEILSAVSLAFLVWWGVGGVLEGEVTQGDLVMFILLIYMLFRPIRQLADRFNVLQMGMVGSERVFKVLDTNEEIQDAGTLDSGIKGNIKFENVWFAYNDEEWVLKDISFEAKEGETVAFVGATGAGKSSIVNLVNRFYEFQKGEIKIDRIPIRDFNLDYLRNEIAVVLQDVFLFSTSIAENITLQNDRIKIDDVKKAAEAVGASQFIERLPGGYDYDVKERGGMLSVGQRQLISFIRAYVYNPKVLILDEATSSVDTESELMIQRAIDKLTANRTSIIIAHRLSTIQKADRIIVLEKGEIVEQGNHQQLLEADGHYKRLFDLQFKEET; this is encoded by the coding sequence ATGGCGCAAGTAACGGGCAAGGCGTTTGACACGAAATTATTTTCCAGAGTGATGGTTTATGCCAAGCCATACATGGGCGTGCTCTATCAAGCGCTACTGCTCACCATTTTACTGGCTGTTGTGGGTGTTTTGCGTCCATACCTCATTGGTAAAGCAGTGGATGAGTATGTTGTGGCAGGCGATTCAAACGGTCTTCTGGTACTCACGCTTATCATAGTAGGAGTGCTGTTTGTAGAAGCATTTATGCAATTCTATCAAACTTACTATAGCAATTGGCTGGGGCAATCGGTTACTATCGATCTTCGCTCAAAGGTGTTTACCCACATCACTTCTTTTAAGCTGAAGTATTTTGACAAAACGGCCATCGGAACGCTGGTAACCAGATGCATCAGCGATATTGAGACAATCGCTCAAATCTTTTCACAAGGTCTCCTCTCTATCATGGGTGAGCTTCTTAAACTCATCGCAGTTATAGGTTTTATGTTCTTCGTCTCCTGGAAATTAACGCTTTACAGTTTGGCGCCAATTCCATTCTTGATCGTTGCCATGATCGTTTTTAAGAATGCTATCAAGCGAGCATTTCAGGAGGTGAGAACGCAGGTATCTAAACTCAATGCCTTTGTGCAAGAGCACATCACGGGTATGGTGATCGTTCAAGTATTCAATAGGGAAGAAAGGGAAAAAGAAAAGTTTAGAGAAATTAATGATGCGCACAAAAAGGCACACATCAGAAGCGTTTGGGCTTATTCGGTTTTCTTTCCCGTGGTCGAAATTCTATCGGCCGTTTCCTTGGCATTCTTGGTTTGGTGGGGAGTTGGCGGAGTCTTGGAAGGAGAAGTCACCCAGGGAGACTTGGTCATGTTTATACTTCTCATCTATATGCTTTTTCGGCCTATTCGCCAATTGGCAGATCGGTTTAATGTTCTACAAATGGGGATGGTAGGCTCAGAACGAGTGTTTAAAGTTCTGGATACCAATGAGGAGATTCAAGATGCGGGTACGCTTGACTCGGGAATTAAGGGCAATATTAAATTCGAGAATGTCTGGTTTGCTTACAACGATGAAGAGTGGGTGCTAAAAGATATTTCCTTTGAAGCGAAAGAGGGTGAAACGGTAGCTTTCGTAGGTGCTACAGGAGCAGGAAAGTCTTCAATTGTCAATCTTGTAAATCGGTTTTACGAGTTTCAAAAAGGAGAAATAAAAATTGATCGAATTCCGATTCGTGATTTTAATTTGGATTACCTCCGAAATGAGATTGCCGTGGTTCTTCAGGATGTTTTCTTGTTTTCTACTTCCATAGCTGAGAACATTACCCTTCAAAATGACAGGATTAAAATTGATGACGTCAAAAAGGCAGCTGAAGCTGTTGGAGCCAGTCAATTTATCGAAAGACTTCCCGGCGGATACGACTACGACGTAAAGGAAAGAGGTGGTATGCTTAGTGTTGGTCAGCGTCAGCTTATTAGCTTTATTCGCGCTTATGTTTACAATCCGAAAGTTTTAATCCTCGACGAGGCAACTTCATCGGTAGATACGGAGTCAGAATTAATGATACAGCGTGCTATTGATAAGCTAACTGCTAATAGGACCAGTATCATCATTGCTCACCGGTTGAGCACCATTCAAAAAGCCGATAGAATTATCGTTTTAGAAAAAGGTGAAATCGTGGAGCAAGGAAATCATCAACAACTCTTGGAGGCTGATGGGCATTACAAGAGGCTATTTGATTTACAGTTTAAAGAAGAAACCTAA
- the truA gene encoding tRNA pseudouridine(38-40) synthase TruA, giving the protein MYFCEKIELTRYFLKLAYDGTNYSGWQIQPKVTTVQGTLEKALRILVKDFRALIGCGRTDTGVHASEYFAHFDTELPLHSEFLYKINAILPKDIAVYECKEVDSQLHARFSADYREYKYFMHFKKIPFKNAYSVYHVKELDPDLLNQASKLLLGEHDFTSFSKSNTQVKTNICHVHTAFWEPIDDGLVLTIGANRFLRNMVRAIVGTLLPIGEGLEVPDKILKVLEKKDRSSAGKSAHPQGLFLNHINYPD; this is encoded by the coding sequence ATGTACTTTTGCGAAAAAATTGAGTTGACACGTTACTTCTTAAAACTGGCTTACGATGGCACCAACTATTCAGGTTGGCAAATTCAGCCGAAAGTTACGACGGTTCAAGGAACCTTGGAAAAGGCCCTCAGAATCTTGGTAAAAGACTTTAGAGCATTGATAGGGTGTGGACGCACGGATACGGGAGTACATGCCTCTGAGTATTTCGCTCATTTTGACACGGAACTACCATTGCACTCGGAGTTTCTCTATAAGATTAATGCGATTCTACCCAAAGATATTGCAGTCTATGAATGCAAGGAAGTTGATTCCCAGCTACACGCGCGATTTTCTGCCGATTACCGTGAGTACAAGTATTTCATGCACTTCAAGAAGATTCCATTTAAGAATGCTTATTCCGTGTACCATGTCAAAGAGCTCGATCCGGATTTACTCAATCAAGCTTCTAAACTACTCTTAGGTGAACACGATTTCACCAGCTTTAGCAAAAGCAATACACAGGTGAAAACAAACATATGCCATGTTCATACTGCTTTTTGGGAACCAATTGATGATGGCCTTGTTCTTACCATCGGTGCCAATCGTTTTTTGAGAAATATGGTTCGGGCAATTGTAGGAACCTTACTTCCCATAGGAGAAGGACTGGAAGTACCGGATAAAATTTTGAAAGTATTGGAAAAAAAAGATCGTTCTTCGGCTGGTAAATCAGCTCATCCACAAGGGCTATTTCTTAATCATATAAACTACCCTGATTAA
- a CDS encoding metallophosphoesterase family protein, whose product MKRIGLLSDTHGYMDDRILHHLKDCDEIWHAGDIGSHEVMEPLHQLAEVRAVYGNIDDTTLRATYPLNNAFETEGVRCLITHIAGRPGRYPRRVKAEISAFNPNIFVCGHSHILLIKRDPNSGLIHFNPGAAGKHGFHKIRTLIRFSIDHGKILNPEIVELGKRGS is encoded by the coding sequence ATGAAACGAATCGGACTCTTATCAGATACACACGGATACATGGACGATCGAATTTTGCATCACTTAAAAGACTGCGATGAGATCTGGCACGCAGGCGATATTGGCTCCCATGAAGTAATGGAACCTCTTCACCAATTGGCCGAAGTTCGAGCGGTTTACGGAAATATTGACGACACCACTTTAAGAGCGACCTATCCCTTAAACAATGCCTTTGAAACTGAAGGAGTCAGGTGCTTGATCACACACATTGCCGGAAGGCCAGGCAGATACCCCAGAAGGGTAAAAGCAGAAATAAGTGCGTTCAATCCCAATATCTTCGTTTGTGGACACTCGCATATTCTATTGATCAAGCGCGATCCCAATTCAGGTTTAATCCATTTTAATCCAGGAGCTGCAGGAAAGCATGGCTTTCACAAAATTCGCACATTGATTCGCTTCAGTATCGATCACGGAAAAATTTTGAACCCCGAAATAGTTGAACTAGGAAAAAGAGGCTCTTAG
- a CDS encoding DUF4293 domain-containing protein, which translates to MIQRAQSIYLFLASTAGLLTFFLPFAHYLQGDVKLAEYAVFGVFNVQSDLVEMAGPFLFPTWIMSLFVTMLPAIAIFLYKKRPVQLRVTRLGFLMNLGFIVYLFFAIDSIHSMLYGDEVSILYHVGFYLPVIAITFLFLAIRGIKKDEALVKSLDRIR; encoded by the coding sequence ATGATTCAGCGCGCGCAGTCTATATATCTTTTCTTAGCCTCTACAGCGGGCTTACTCACCTTCTTTTTACCGTTTGCACATTACCTCCAAGGTGATGTGAAGTTGGCCGAATACGCTGTTTTTGGCGTGTTCAATGTGCAAAGCGATTTGGTGGAGATGGCGGGCCCCTTTCTTTTTCCTACTTGGATAATGAGTCTGTTCGTCACTATGCTTCCCGCCATAGCGATCTTTTTGTACAAAAAGAGACCCGTTCAGTTGAGGGTGACAAGGCTGGGCTTCCTGATGAATCTCGGTTTTATCGTTTACCTCTTTTTTGCCATTGATAGTATTCACAGCATGTTATATGGAGATGAAGTATCTATTCTGTACCATGTAGGGTTTTACTTGCCTGTGATCGCCATCACCTTTCTGTTCTTGGCCATTCGAGGAATCAAAAAAGACGAAGCCCTGGTAAAATCTCTTGATAGAATTCGCTAA